A genome region from Sphingobium sp. CR2-8 includes the following:
- the sctC gene encoding type III secretion system outer membrane ring subunit SctC — protein MKRALSLGVMALALATTPLHAAEPPFGDKKVNISARDQPAADFLNQFFAASGLKVAVNGSVAGKINGRFSGVPADIWQQVSSAFNLIAYYDGVVVTVYNANDVESRTMTVAPGRASDLSSAVARGRLSDANNRVRITSAEAVLATGVPRFLDQVQQIATALPRTAVREQPGAVAIAPGQAQPLTPGGIDPYELRVFYLRYARADDTTLSTGDRQVRVPGVGTTVSRIMGDGMPIGTVGGSYGEQQVRQSVPRLMGKGLDSVRPDASRSTPYDNDEEDYLGLPPGGGSAQAAQPLPQTGPRITTDPSLNAVIVRDRPENMPAYEGLVRSLDVAPQIVELEATIIDINVDKLRELGINWRIGNGDFSALFGGDVVRRTGNPLTDAVISGSGQANRGLSLSGIIGSNNQFIGRINALEEKGAAKIVSRPQLVTLSNVEAVFDRTRTFYVRVAGDRQVDLFNVTAGTTLRVNPHVLVDNGQPRIRMVVNVEDGALLDGTVDRIPVVERASVNTQALIAEGESLLLGGLTVNSDMDAESAIPVLGQIPVLGELFKTRSKRRQHTERLFLISPRITRLDTPSAPAPAPTKLGVARVKPPQVIVESVQ, from the coding sequence ATGAAGCGCGCCCTGTCCCTGGGCGTGATGGCGCTGGCGCTTGCCACGACACCGCTCCACGCCGCCGAGCCGCCCTTTGGCGACAAGAAGGTGAATATCAGCGCGCGCGATCAGCCGGCCGCCGATTTCCTGAACCAGTTCTTCGCCGCATCCGGCCTGAAAGTGGCGGTCAACGGATCGGTCGCGGGCAAGATCAACGGGCGCTTTTCCGGCGTGCCCGCCGACATTTGGCAACAAGTGTCCAGCGCCTTCAACCTGATCGCCTATTATGACGGCGTGGTCGTGACCGTGTATAACGCCAACGACGTGGAAAGCCGGACGATGACCGTCGCACCGGGCCGTGCATCCGACCTGTCGAGCGCAGTGGCGCGGGGGCGGCTGAGCGACGCCAACAACCGGGTGCGGATTACGTCCGCCGAAGCGGTGCTGGCGACGGGCGTGCCACGCTTCCTGGACCAGGTGCAGCAGATCGCGACCGCCTTGCCCCGCACCGCGGTGCGCGAGCAGCCGGGTGCGGTCGCCATCGCGCCGGGGCAGGCCCAGCCGCTGACCCCGGGTGGCATCGACCCCTATGAATTGCGCGTCTTCTACCTGCGCTATGCGCGGGCGGACGATACGACGCTCAGCACCGGCGATCGGCAGGTCCGGGTGCCGGGCGTGGGCACCACGGTGTCGCGGATCATGGGCGACGGCATGCCGATCGGCACGGTCGGCGGCAGCTATGGCGAGCAGCAGGTGCGGCAGTCGGTGCCGCGGCTGATGGGCAAGGGGCTGGACAGCGTGCGCCCCGATGCGTCGCGATCGACGCCCTATGATAATGACGAAGAGGATTATCTGGGCCTGCCGCCGGGTGGTGGTTCGGCGCAGGCGGCCCAGCCGCTGCCGCAGACGGGGCCGCGTATCACCACCGATCCGTCGCTGAACGCCGTGATCGTGCGCGACCGGCCGGAAAATATGCCCGCTTATGAAGGGCTGGTCCGGTCGCTGGACGTCGCGCCGCAGATCGTGGAGCTGGAAGCAACGATCATCGACATCAATGTCGACAAGTTGAGGGAATTGGGGATCAACTGGCGGATCGGCAATGGCGATTTCAGCGCGCTGTTCGGTGGCGACGTGGTGCGCCGCACCGGCAATCCGCTGACTGACGCAGTGATTTCGGGCAGCGGCCAGGCCAATCGCGGCCTGTCCCTGTCCGGTATCATCGGATCGAACAACCAGTTTATCGGCCGGATCAACGCGCTGGAGGAAAAGGGCGCGGCCAAGATCGTGTCCCGTCCGCAGCTGGTCACCCTGTCCAATGTCGAGGCAGTGTTCGATCGCACCCGCACCTTCTATGTCCGGGTGGCAGGCGATCGGCAGGTGGATTTGTTCAACGTGACGGCGGGCACCACCCTGCGCGTCAATCCGCATGTGCTGGTCGACAATGGCCAGCCGCGCATCCGCATGGTCGTGAATGTCGAGGACGGCGCGCTGCTGGACGGCACGGTAGACCGCATCCCAGTGGTCGAGCGGGCCAGCGTCAATACGCAGGCACTGATCGCCGAAGGCGAAAGCCTGTTGCTGGGCGGTCTGACCGTCAACAGCGACATGGATGCGGAAAGCGCGATCCCCGTGCTGGGGCAAATCCCCGTATTGGGCGAATTGTTCAAGACGCGCTCCAAGCGCCGCCAGCATACCGAGCGACTGTTCCTGATTTCGCCGCGCATCACACGCCTGGACACCCCCAGTGCGCCAGCGCCCGCGCCCACGAAACTGGGCGTCGCCCGGGTTAAACCGCCGCAAGTCATCGTGGAGAGCGTGCAATGA
- a CDS encoding FliM/FliN family flagellar motor C-terminal domain-containing protein, protein MDSLADAPIAAPSNAPFAQDAFAVPLRFELDPADVPLARLQAMQDGAFLPLQDRDGALAVRILAGNRAIATGQIVSVGDSYGVLIETILKEG, encoded by the coding sequence ATGGACAGCCTAGCCGACGCCCCGATTGCCGCACCATCCAACGCCCCCTTCGCGCAGGATGCCTTCGCCGTACCACTGCGCTTCGAACTGGACCCGGCGGACGTGCCGCTCGCCCGGCTTCAGGCGATGCAGGACGGCGCGTTCCTGCCGCTCCAGGATCGCGACGGCGCGCTCGCCGTCCGCATTCTGGCGGGCAACCGCGCCATCGCCACCGGGCAGATCGTGTCCGTGGGCGACAGCTATGGCGTCCTCATCGAAACCATCCTGAAGGAGGGTTAA
- a CDS encoding flagellar biosynthesis protein FlhA, translating into MTARTLFARLPLAAIRPADLMLIAGVVAIVALLILPLPTLVIDMLVATNIAIGLLLLLSTLHISKPLDFSTFPTVLLLTTLFRLSLSIATTRMILTTAEGGHIIQQFGEMVAGGNLIVGLVVFLIITVVQFIVISKGAERVAEVAARFSLDAMPGKQLSIDSDLRSGLVGKDEARERRRVLEQESKLHGSLDGAMKFVKGDAIASIVIVLINLIGGLAVGVFSHGMEAGQAMQVFSILTIGDGLVAQIPALFSAMAAGLLVTRTTDESRDGSLGPAIVHQIGSKPKVLVPAAFLCLLMALIPGFPAAVFIGIAIALGASAAWQHPVSKAWILGKTARFDTSEKPLPAAMTATPAAPRPVRPLVLDIAAPTMDVEMAERLRLRFTGVLEQVQDRLGLPMPAGEMTTRLLPEGESARWALFAFEAPVGSGIVESGGSLEDAMATAVDALLRRHAARFLGLQETTAMLNRLGADYPDLVKEVVRAVSSPRIAEVLRLLAEEEVCLRNMRDVLEAIAEIGQSERNAVPIADRTRVALRRYISAPHMADGRFPVLVVGGRLERFFRDSLQSVEGVPHLAMAPDHARALIDMIRQECGKCGARAIVTAYDLRRPLRQLTAGDLFGLPVLCYNELTPALPLDVVGTLDRTPDAIEEQPMEAAA; encoded by the coding sequence ATGACCGCCCGCACCCTGTTCGCCCGGCTGCCGCTGGCCGCGATCCGCCCAGCCGACCTGATGCTGATCGCAGGCGTCGTCGCGATCGTCGCACTGTTGATCCTGCCGTTGCCGACATTGGTGATCGACATGTTGGTCGCGACCAATATCGCCATTGGCCTGCTGCTGCTGCTATCGACGCTGCATATTTCCAAGCCGCTGGATTTTTCGACTTTTCCGACGGTCCTGTTGCTGACGACGCTGTTCCGGCTGTCGCTGTCGATCGCGACGACGCGGATGATCCTGACCACGGCCGAAGGCGGCCACATCATCCAGCAGTTCGGCGAGATGGTGGCGGGCGGCAATCTGATCGTCGGGCTGGTCGTGTTCCTGATCATTACCGTCGTGCAGTTCATCGTCATATCCAAGGGCGCCGAACGCGTGGCCGAAGTCGCCGCCCGGTTCAGCCTGGACGCGATGCCCGGCAAGCAATTGTCGATCGACAGCGACCTGCGATCGGGGCTGGTGGGCAAGGACGAAGCGCGCGAGCGCCGCCGCGTGCTGGAGCAGGAAAGCAAGCTGCACGGCAGCCTGGACGGCGCGATGAAGTTCGTGAAGGGCGACGCCATCGCCTCTATCGTCATCGTGCTGATCAACCTGATCGGCGGCCTGGCCGTCGGTGTGTTCAGCCATGGGATGGAAGCCGGGCAGGCCATGCAGGTCTTTTCCATCCTGACCATCGGCGACGGATTGGTCGCGCAGATTCCCGCTCTGTTCAGCGCCATGGCGGCCGGCCTGCTGGTGACGCGCACGACCGATGAAAGCCGCGACGGCAGCCTTGGTCCCGCCATCGTCCATCAGATCGGCAGCAAGCCCAAGGTGCTGGTCCCCGCCGCCTTCCTGTGCCTGTTGATGGCGCTGATCCCCGGCTTTCCCGCCGCCGTGTTCATCGGCATCGCCATTGCGCTGGGCGCATCGGCCGCCTGGCAGCATCCGGTGTCGAAGGCCTGGATTTTGGGCAAGACCGCGCGGTTCGACACGAGCGAAAAGCCCCTGCCCGCCGCGATGACAGCCACGCCCGCCGCGCCGCGCCCGGTGCGCCCGCTGGTGCTGGATATCGCTGCGCCGACGATGGACGTGGAGATGGCCGAACGGTTGCGGCTGCGCTTCACCGGCGTGCTGGAGCAGGTGCAGGATCGGCTGGGCCTGCCCATGCCTGCGGGCGAAATGACGACGCGGCTGTTGCCCGAAGGCGAGTCCGCGCGCTGGGCGCTGTTCGCCTTCGAAGCGCCGGTCGGATCGGGGATCGTCGAAAGCGGCGGGTCGCTGGAGGATGCCATGGCGACCGCAGTCGATGCGTTGCTGCGCCGCCACGCCGCGCGCTTCCTGGGGCTTCAGGAAACCACTGCGATGCTCAACCGCCTGGGCGCGGACTATCCCGACCTGGTCAAGGAAGTCGTCCGCGCGGTGTCCAGCCCCCGTATCGCCGAAGTGCTGAGATTGCTTGCCGAAGAGGAGGTCTGTTTGCGGAATATGCGTGACGTCTTGGAAGCCATCGCCGAAATCGGCCAGTCGGAACGCAATGCCGTGCCGATCGCCGACCGGACCCGCGTTGCGTTGCGCCGCTATATCTCCGCGCCGCATATGGCCGATGGCCGCTTCCCCGTACTGGTCGTGGGTGGACGGCTGGAGCGCTTCTTCCGCGACAGCCTGCAATCTGTCGAGGGCGTGCCTCATCTGGCGATGGCACCGGACCATGCCCGCGCGCTGATCGACATGATCCGCCAGGAATGCGGCAAATGCGGTGCGCGCGCTATCGTCACCGCCTATGATCTGCGCCGTCCGCTGCGCCAGTTGACGGCGGGCGACCTCTTCGGCCTGCCGGTGCTGTGCTATAATGAATTGACGCCCGCCTTGCCGCTGGATGTCGTCGGCACGCTGGACCGGACCCCCGACGCGATCGAGGAACAGCCGATGGAGGCCGCCGCATGA
- a CDS encoding FliH/SctL family protein: MAFHLIHADGRALLASDRPWLRGSERPPIEEAVALLGTVRDLHERQDQALAQARTQAAIEGRRVGEEEGRAAFAAAIADLTDQAQADAERRDADIAALALAALRQMIGGLPDEELMAGVARRAVEAQGARGPVVVELSPAMLPHVERAFVDRPSTVEVSLRAEEGLTDDQCRLTAPDGRIVADVGVQIASFARRWEVGDAG; the protein is encoded by the coding sequence ATGGCCTTCCATCTAATCCACGCTGATGGGCGCGCCCTGCTGGCGAGCGACCGGCCATGGTTGCGTGGGAGCGAGCGCCCCCCGATCGAAGAGGCGGTGGCGCTGCTGGGCACGGTGCGCGACCTGCATGAGCGGCAGGATCAGGCGCTGGCGCAGGCCCGGACGCAGGCCGCGATCGAAGGGCGGCGAGTTGGCGAGGAGGAAGGCCGCGCGGCCTTTGCCGCCGCCATCGCCGATCTCACCGATCAGGCGCAGGCCGATGCCGAACGGCGCGACGCGGACATCGCGGCGCTCGCGCTCGCGGCCCTGCGGCAGATGATCGGCGGCCTGCCCGATGAGGAATTGATGGCGGGCGTGGCCCGTCGCGCGGTCGAGGCGCAAGGGGCGCGTGGGCCGGTGGTGGTGGAACTGTCGCCCGCCATGCTGCCCCATGTCGAGCGGGCCTTTGTCGATCGGCCATCGACGGTCGAGGTAAGCCTGCGAGCCGAAGAGGGCCTGACCGACGACCAGTGCAGGCTGACCGCGCCGGACGGGCGGATCGTGGCCGATGTCGGCGTGCAGATCGCGTCCTTCGCGCGGCGCTGGGAGGTGGGCGATGCGGGTTGA
- the fliO gene encoding flagellar biosynthetic protein FliO has product MNAGTFFLSLLSVVLALAVVLGLAWVAIKLLRRWNDRFQGGEVGEQPIRFLRAMAVGQRERIALVEVRGEVMLVGVTAGGISLLARWPEGKAPANPLGHPLS; this is encoded by the coding sequence ATGAACGCAGGCACTTTCTTCCTCAGCCTCCTGTCGGTGGTGCTGGCGCTGGCCGTGGTGCTGGGCCTGGCCTGGGTCGCGATCAAATTGCTGCGCCGCTGGAACGACCGCTTCCAGGGCGGCGAAGTGGGCGAACAGCCGATCCGCTTCCTGCGCGCCATGGCGGTGGGCCAGCGCGAACGCATCGCCCTGGTCGAAGTGCGCGGCGAAGTGATGCTGGTCGGCGTCACGGCAGGCGGCATCAGCCTGCTTGCCCGGTGGCCGGAAGGCAAGGCGCCCGCCAACCCGCTGGGTCACCCCCTGTCATGA
- the sctS gene encoding type III secretion system export apparatus subunit SctS: MSDSIVRMTIDALWLVLLMSAPPIVAASAVGLLVALVQAATQLQEQTLQYTLKFFAIVATIFLTASLLAGSLYRYGDTIFTNFPAMVRQ; this comes from the coding sequence ATGTCTGACAGCATCGTGCGCATGACCATCGACGCGCTATGGCTCGTCCTGCTGATGTCCGCCCCGCCGATCGTCGCGGCGTCGGCGGTCGGCCTGCTCGTCGCGCTGGTGCAGGCGGCGACGCAGCTTCAGGAACAGACGCTGCAATATACGCTTAAATTCTTTGCGATCGTGGCGACCATCTTCCTGACCGCCTCGCTGCTCGCGGGCAGCCTCTATCGCTATGGCGACACCATCTTCACCAATTTTCCCGCGATGGTCCGGCAATAG
- a CDS encoding FliI/YscN family ATPase — MRVETRLGALFDTLEAGPAFEQRGKVRGAIGTAIRVSGVTVRIGDICELASPAGRHSLLAEVVGLSEHEAILSPLGDLRGLSSETEVLVRVGEDRVPVSGALLGRVLDARLQPLDGLPPVDSPSTQPLYAAAPNPMERQRIDTQVETGVRAIDGLIPLGRGQRIGVFAAAGGGKSTLLGTLARQAQADVIVIALIGERGREVREFVEDNLGSDGLMRSVVIASTSDRPALERARAAHAATAIAEGFRAEGKHVLLLMDSVTRFARALREIGLSAGEPPVRRGFPPSVFAELPRLFERAGCDAQGAITGIYTVLLEDEEDDPVGEEVRSLLDGHVILSRKLAARGHYPAIDILTSQSRLMGQLVEDGERRAALSFRAMLAKLDEIELLLQVGDYKPGQDALADRAIARRDEMTAFLRQPTHDAQPLLMTRTILRGFEG; from the coding sequence ATGCGGGTTGAAACGCGGCTGGGCGCGCTGTTCGATACGCTGGAGGCCGGCCCGGCCTTCGAGCAGCGGGGCAAGGTGCGCGGCGCGATCGGCACCGCTATCCGCGTGAGTGGCGTCACCGTGCGGATCGGCGATATCTGCGAACTGGCCAGTCCGGCGGGACGTCATTCGCTGCTGGCCGAAGTGGTCGGCCTGTCGGAACATGAGGCGATATTATCGCCGCTGGGCGACCTGCGCGGCCTGTCGAGCGAGACGGAAGTGCTGGTGCGCGTCGGCGAGGATCGCGTGCCGGTATCGGGCGCATTGCTCGGCCGGGTTCTCGACGCCCGGCTCCAGCCGCTGGACGGATTGCCGCCGGTGGATTCGCCATCGACCCAGCCGCTCTACGCCGCCGCGCCCAATCCGATGGAGCGCCAGCGGATCGACACCCAGGTCGAAACCGGGGTTCGGGCGATCGACGGCCTGATCCCGCTGGGCCGGGGACAGCGCATCGGCGTGTTCGCGGCGGCGGGCGGCGGGAAGAGCACGCTGCTAGGTACGCTCGCGCGGCAGGCGCAAGCGGACGTGATCGTCATCGCCCTGATCGGCGAACGCGGGCGCGAGGTACGCGAGTTCGTGGAGGATAATCTGGGCTCGGACGGCCTTATGCGATCGGTCGTCATCGCCTCCACATCCGACCGGCCCGCGCTGGAACGCGCGCGCGCCGCCCATGCGGCGACCGCGATCGCGGAGGGGTTCCGCGCCGAGGGCAAGCATGTGTTGCTGCTGATGGATTCGGTGACGCGCTTTGCCCGCGCCCTGCGGGAGATCGGCCTGTCGGCGGGTGAACCTCCGGTCCGGCGCGGCTTTCCGCCGTCGGTCTTCGCCGAACTGCCACGCCTGTTCGAACGGGCTGGCTGCGACGCGCAAGGCGCGATTACCGGCATCTACACCGTGCTGCTGGAGGATGAGGAGGATGATCCGGTGGGCGAGGAAGTGCGATCGCTGCTCGACGGTCATGTCATCCTGTCGCGTAAGCTGGCGGCGCGGGGCCATTATCCTGCGATCGACATCCTCACCAGCCAGAGCCGGTTGATGGGGCAATTGGTAGAGGATGGCGAGCGGCGCGCCGCCTTGTCATTCCGCGCGATGCTGGCGAAGCTCGACGAGATCGAACTGCTGTTGCAGGTCGGCGATTATAAGCCGGGGCAGGATGCGCTGGCCGATCGCGCCATCGCCCGGCGGGACGAAATGACCGCGTTTCTGCGGCAGCCCACCCATGATGCGCAGCCGTTGCTGATGACGCGCACGATATTGAGGGGATTTGAAGGATGA
- the sctT gene encoding type III secretion system export apparatus subunit SctT — MQGVPGWMGELLLVGIASARFGFAFAIMPLFAQSIIPATVRNGIILTFGGVAFALQPNFMVQNIGTFGWAMMLFREAGIGIAIGFFFGTVLWAMEAAGEIVDAKVGATIGQILEPNGGTQTSLTGALMQRLAHVLFAASGGLLLLVGTIMESFAIWPIAQTWPNLDPRSLLLFEGEFGRLMTLALVFAAPILVMLYLVDAALGLLNRFAQQLNVFSLSLSIKSWAATALLLVLVPLLAQAVIMDLSTRTDVVRAVARTLAR; from the coding sequence ATGCAGGGTGTACCGGGATGGATGGGCGAATTGCTGCTGGTCGGCATCGCGTCCGCCCGCTTCGGCTTCGCCTTCGCCATCATGCCGCTGTTCGCGCAATCGATCATCCCCGCGACCGTGCGCAACGGCATCATCCTGACCTTCGGCGGCGTCGCCTTCGCGCTCCAGCCCAATTTCATGGTGCAGAATATCGGCACCTTCGGCTGGGCGATGATGTTGTTTCGGGAGGCCGGGATCGGCATTGCCATCGGCTTCTTCTTCGGCACTGTCCTCTGGGCGATGGAGGCGGCGGGCGAGATCGTGGATGCGAAAGTCGGCGCGACTATCGGCCAGATCCTTGAGCCCAATGGCGGCACGCAAACTTCGCTCACCGGCGCGCTGATGCAGCGTCTCGCTCATGTGCTGTTCGCGGCGTCCGGCGGGCTGCTGCTGCTGGTCGGTACGATCATGGAAAGTTTCGCCATCTGGCCGATCGCACAGACATGGCCAAATCTGGACCCGCGCAGCCTGTTGCTGTTCGAAGGGGAGTTTGGCCGCCTGATGACCCTGGCGCTGGTCTTCGCCGCACCGATCCTGGTCATGCTCTATCTGGTGGACGCGGCGCTGGGCCTGCTCAATCGCTTCGCCCAGCAACTCAACGTCTTCTCCCTCTCGCTCTCGATCAAAAGCTGGGCGGCGACCGCGCTGCTCCTCGTGCTCGTGCCCTTGCTGGCGCAGGCGGTCATCATGGACCTTAGCACCCGCACCGATGTCGTGCGCGCGGTCGCAAGGACGCTGGCCCGATGA
- the sctJ gene encoding type III secretion system inner membrane ring lipoprotein SctJ, translating to MTKLRKTGIGLLAALMLAGCGSQEIYGHLKEAQANDMIAALRDAQIDASKSSDKDGQWSVAVEPASFSKAIQVLRAKGLPREDYANLGTLFEKKGLVSSPTEERARLIYGLSQELSHTVSEIDGVVQARVHLAMPEADPLSDKVKPASAAIFVKYQPGYDLRGQTGAIKSLVTNSIEGLAYEKVSVVMVPSQAAPPPETSILEASFDSWATRIVLALAGIGGLAMLFWRRGRPIALPAQRESS from the coding sequence ATGACGAAATTGCGCAAGACCGGGATCGGCCTGCTGGCGGCACTGATGCTGGCAGGCTGTGGCAGCCAGGAAATCTACGGGCATCTGAAGGAAGCGCAGGCCAACGACATGATCGCCGCGCTGCGCGACGCGCAGATCGACGCCAGCAAATCGTCGGACAAGGACGGGCAATGGAGCGTGGCGGTGGAACCCGCCAGCTTCTCCAAGGCCATCCAAGTGCTGCGCGCAAAGGGGCTGCCGCGCGAGGATTATGCCAATCTGGGCACCTTGTTCGAGAAGAAGGGGCTGGTTTCCTCCCCCACCGAGGAGCGGGCGCGGCTGATATATGGCCTGAGCCAGGAGTTGAGCCATACGGTGAGCGAGATTGACGGCGTGGTGCAGGCGCGGGTCCACCTCGCCATGCCCGAAGCCGATCCGCTGTCGGACAAGGTGAAGCCTGCTTCCGCCGCGATCTTCGTCAAATATCAGCCGGGTTACGACCTGCGCGGCCAGACCGGGGCGATCAAGTCGCTGGTGACGAACAGCATCGAAGGGCTGGCCTATGAAAAAGTATCGGTGGTGATGGTGCCGAGCCAGGCCGCGCCGCCGCCCGAAACATCGATATTGGAGGCGAGTTTCGATAGCTGGGCGACCCGGATCGTCTTGGCGCTGGCCGGGATCGGCGGCTTGGCCATGCTGTTCTGGCGACGGGGCAGGCCCATCGCCTTGCCAGCGCAGAGGGAGTCGTCATGA
- a CDS encoding lytic transglycosylase domain-containing protein, which produces MVDSMALQGCAARIVVAPRAPIQGAPDVARIIGVKEDKPKKRAKSRDGKLAEPPPGTVRISAMLDRPVRIGRMNGRTVSTFDPHILASARAHRIDPLFLHAIIGTESTYMPSAVSHVGARGLMQIMPGTGARFGVATDALYDPATNIETGARLIKSLQKRYGKDFNLILAAYNAGEGAVARYGNAIPPYRETQDYVVKVMNRYAALRAAPGI; this is translated from the coding sequence ATGGTCGATTCCATGGCGTTGCAGGGCTGCGCAGCGCGTATCGTCGTGGCGCCCCGCGCCCCGATACAGGGGGCGCCCGATGTGGCGCGCATCATCGGCGTGAAGGAAGACAAGCCCAAAAAGCGGGCCAAAAGCCGTGACGGCAAACTGGCGGAGCCGCCGCCGGGCACGGTGCGGATCAGCGCGATGCTGGACCGCCCCGTCCGCATCGGCCGGATGAACGGGCGGACCGTCAGCACGTTCGACCCGCATATCCTGGCGAGCGCACGGGCGCATCGGATCGATCCGCTGTTCCTGCATGCGATCATCGGGACGGAATCGACCTATATGCCAAGCGCCGTGTCCCATGTCGGCGCGCGCGGGCTGATGCAGATCATGCCGGGCACCGGCGCGCGTTTCGGCGTCGCGACGGACGCCCTTTATGATCCAGCCACCAATATCGAGACTGGCGCGCGGCTGATCAAGTCGCTCCAGAAGCGCTATGGCAAGGATTTCAACCTGATCCTGGCCGCCTATAATGCGGGCGAAGGCGCCGTGGCGCGCTATGGCAACGCCATTCCACCCTATCGCGAAACGCAGGATTATGTCGTCAAGGTCATGAACCGCTACGCCGCGCTGCGCGCCGCGCCGGGGATCTGA
- a CDS encoding helix-turn-helix domain-containing protein codes for MTEEESEEARLRELMRLLRQADARAADEDVPVGEFRIPRSRVPERHLGGVGTLTKTEVAVMRFLGWGRANADIATLLVISENTVRVHLNNMCRKLELDGVRELNALAGLLFHPLT; via the coding sequence ATGACCGAGGAAGAAAGCGAAGAAGCCCGCCTGCGCGAACTGATGCGCCTGCTGCGGCAGGCGGACGCCCGCGCGGCTGACGAAGATGTGCCGGTCGGCGAATTTCGCATCCCGCGCTCGCGCGTGCCCGAACGGCATCTGGGCGGCGTCGGCACGCTGACGAAGACGGAAGTGGCGGTGATGCGCTTCCTGGGCTGGGGCCGGGCCAATGCCGACATCGCGACCTTGCTCGTCATCAGCGAAAATACGGTGCGCGTCCACCTCAACAATATGTGCCGCAAGCTGGAACTGGACGGGGTGCGCGAACTCAATGCGCTCGCTGGCTTGCTCTTTCATCCCCTTACCTAG
- the sctR gene encoding type III secretion system export apparatus subunit SctR: MDVSAFTPGSALVVVVLIALAPFFAVMVTSFTKIVVVLSLLRNALGLQQVPPNVVLNGMALVLSVYVMYPTMQQMAQASGQQTMPSQTSEIFSAADRAKEPLRAFLIKHSAADERAFFLRTQQRVSKQTNTTAASATDFIVVVPAFIVRELTVAFQIGFLIFLPFLVIDLVISNILLAMGMMMLSPVTISLPFKILLFVLIDGWVKLSHGLVLSYV; this comes from the coding sequence ATGGACGTATCCGCCTTCACGCCTGGCAGCGCCCTTGTCGTCGTCGTTCTCATCGCGCTTGCGCCTTTTTTCGCGGTGATGGTGACCAGTTTCACCAAGATCGTCGTGGTCCTGAGCCTGCTGCGCAATGCGCTGGGCTTGCAACAGGTGCCGCCCAACGTCGTCCTGAACGGCATGGCGCTCGTTCTGTCCGTCTATGTCATGTATCCCACGATGCAGCAGATGGCGCAGGCATCGGGTCAGCAGACCATGCCGTCCCAGACCAGCGAAATCTTCTCCGCCGCCGACCGCGCGAAGGAGCCTTTGCGGGCCTTCCTCATCAAACATAGCGCGGCCGACGAGCGCGCCTTCTTCCTGCGCACGCAACAGCGCGTGTCGAAGCAGACTAACACGACCGCCGCCAGCGCCACCGACTTCATCGTCGTCGTCCCCGCCTTCATCGTGCGGGAACTGACTGTCGCCTTCCAGATCGGCTTCCTGATCTTCCTGCCGTTCCTGGTGATCGACCTCGTCATCTCCAACATATTGCTGGCGATGGGCATGATGATGCTGTCCCCCGTCACCATATCCCTGCCGTTCAAGATATTGTTGTTCGTGCTGATCGACGGCTGGGTGAAGCTGTCCCACGGTCTGGTGCTGTCTTATGTCTGA